One Oryza glaberrima chromosome 11, OglaRS2, whole genome shotgun sequence genomic region harbors:
- the LOC127754608 gene encoding calmodulin-like protein 2 produces the protein MAALGLSFNAEGNEVEDEALVLLEEKQASWEELEEAFSVFDGDGDGFISPLELQNVMRRLGLQHDAGHEECERMLKVFDRDGDGINFDEFKVMMQGVV, from the coding sequence ATGGCAGCGCTTGGGCTCAGTTTCAATGCGGAGGGCAACGAGGTAGAGGATGAAGCTCTTGTACTATTAGAAGAGAAGCAAGCGAGCTGGGAAGAACTAGAGGAAGCTTTCAGCGtgttcgacggcgacggcgatggattCATAAGTCCCCTGGAGCTGCAGAATGTGATGAGAAGGTTGGGTTTGCAGCACGACGCTGGCCATGAGGAGTGTGAGAGAATGCTCAAGGTTTTCGACAGAGATGGCGATGGAATCAATTTTGACGAGTTTAAAGTCATGATGCAAGGAGTTGTctga
- the LOC127754609 gene encoding probable E3 ubiquitin-protein ligase RHY1A — protein sequence MDPTAGTGSSTKKIPSWMVTELPMLSTEANRLPQIPSWMIRKPLMLCMEAGRSGKAATADAMEQSCSVCLKNFEKDDCIWSMPCSHTFHQLCILGDRSCRVCHPAAPPSTDEKPEAPRTMH from the coding sequence ATGGATCCGACGGCCGGGACAGGTTCCTCCACCAAGAAGATCCCTAGTTGGATGGTAACGGAGCTGCCAATGCTATCGACGGAGGCCAACCGCTTGCCACAGATCCCTAGTTGGATGATAAGGAAGCCGCTAATGCTATGTATGGAGGCCGGCCGCTCTGGCAAGGCCGCCACCGCGGACGCCATGGAGCAGAGCTGCTCGGTGTGCCTCAAGAATTTCGAGAAGGACGACTGCATCTGGTCGATGCCCTGCTCCCACACTTTCCATCAGCTCTGCATCTTGGGCGACCGCTCCTGCAGGGTCTGTCACCCAGCTGCTCCGCCGTCCACCGACGAGAAACCGGAAGCCCCTCGGACTATGCATTGA
- the LOC127755520 gene encoding receptor homology region, transmembrane domain- and RING domain-containing protein 1-like, translating to MDPTTTTTDSECDFIKKIPSWMIRNSPMHCMEAGHFGKDAAAAAATADAMEHALPCSDLHHLRVGKTAEQSCSVCLKNFEEGDYIWSMPCSHTFHQLCILGDRSCRVCHPAAPPSTEEKPEAPRTVN from the coding sequence ATGGATCCCACAACCACCACGACAGATTCCGAGTGCGACTTCATCAAGAAGATCCCTAGTTGGATGATAAGGAATTCGCCAATGCATTGTATGGAGGCCGGCCACTTTGGcaaggatgccgccgccgccgccgccaccgcggacGCCATGGAACATGCACTCCCCTGCAGCGATCTTCACCACCTGAGAGTGGGCAAGACGGCAGAGCAGAGCTGCTCGGTGTGCCTCAAGAATTTCGAGGAGGGCGACTACATCTGGTCGATGCCCTGCTCCCACACTTTCCATCAGCTCTGCATCTTGGGCGACCGCTCCTGCAGGGTCTGTCACCCGGCTGCTCCCCCATCCACGGAGGAGAAACCGGAGGCCCCTCGGACTGTTAATTGA